The Rickettsiales bacterium genome includes a region encoding these proteins:
- a CDS encoding copper resistance protein B, which translates to MRTNIMYVFIVLTLLHTKPALADTDKHTGHGDQIFHMFRLETDVGAARHDMVASWDFDGWIGGDYNKLWLKSEGENKDGKTEKSEFWAMYSRNISNFWDGQIGIRHDTKLRATNYLVAGFNGLAPYFFETEAHMFISNDGNVSFRLRQENDFLVTQRLILQPYVEANIYAQEVAKQEVGAGFSSAEIGLQTRYEISRKFAPYVDLRYERKFTKTASIAKQHLENKSDMIASIGVRLLF; encoded by the coding sequence ATGCGCACTAATATTATGTATGTATTTATAGTTTTAACGCTACTTCATACAAAACCAGCGCTTGCTGATACTGATAAACACACAGGACATGGCGACCAGATATTTCATATGTTTCGCTTGGAAACAGATGTAGGCGCGGCGCGTCATGATATGGTAGCAAGTTGGGATTTTGATGGCTGGATTGGCGGTGATTACAATAAATTATGGCTTAAATCCGAAGGTGAGAATAAAGATGGAAAAACTGAGAAATCAGAATTTTGGGCAATGTATAGCCGGAATATTTCTAACTTCTGGGATGGGCAAATAGGCATCCGTCATGATACTAAACTAAGAGCCACTAACTATCTGGTGGCTGGGTTTAACGGTCTTGCTCCATATTTCTTTGAGACTGAAGCACATATGTTTATCAGTAACGATGGTAATGTTAGCTTCCGGCTAAGACAAGAAAACGATTTTCTGGTAACCCAACGTCTTATCTTACAGCCATATGTAGAAGCTAATATCTATGCTCAGGAAGTAGCAAAACAGGAAGTTGGAGCAGGATTTTCTAGTGCCGAGATAGGCCTACAAACACGCTATGAAATTAGTAGAAAATTCGCTCCATATGTTGATTTACGCTATGAGAGAAAATTCACGAAAACCGCGTCAATAGCTAAGCAACATCTGGAAAATAAGTCTGATATGATCGCAAGTATTGGTGTAAGACTATTATTTTAG
- a CDS encoding multicopper oxidase domain-containing protein codes for MKLLITALYVIILSISPALAKSYHLDINYKTVKINGENVKKIAINDIIPAPTLYFTEGDEAIITVTNHLDEDTSLHWHGLLLDGSMDGVPSFNGFSGIKPNETFTYSFRLRQNGTYWYHSHSGGQEQDGLYGAFIIKPKGKDPVASDRDYVVVISDISAETPEQIISNLKMSSEYYQYNRRTIGDFFSDIEKRGFSGTLRNATMWGQMRMLPTDLSDVTGYSFLINGKTPEQNWTGLFKKGERIRLRFINASAMSFYDVRIPELKMRVVSADGQNVEPVPVDEFRFGVAETYDVIVIPKEDKAYTIVAEPIDRTGFALATLAPSMGMKGDIPKQRPRSALTMADMGMEHDISGMDHSKMSHAEITQMREDMKSGWAKAGTPAGDKALDYKDLRYLGTQKDIRPPERTIEVRLGGNMERYIWTMNGKKYNNADIVKLRYGERVRLKFVNESMMAHPMHLHGMFVQLENGQPAGKLPNKHTVIVPPGKSYSVLLTADEAGEWAFHCHLLYHMMAGMMRKVVVAKLDGKDVPIDNNLKINHNSDVIRKDKEQHHAH; via the coding sequence ATGAAACTACTTATAACCGCATTATATGTCATAATTCTGTCCATTTCACCGGCGCTGGCGAAAAGCTACCATCTTGATATAAATTATAAGACGGTAAAAATTAATGGTGAGAACGTAAAAAAAATCGCTATAAATGATATTATACCAGCTCCTACCCTATATTTTACCGAAGGTGATGAAGCGATAATAACGGTAACTAATCATCTTGATGAAGATACATCGCTACACTGGCATGGACTATTGCTGGATGGCAGTATGGATGGTGTTCCAAGTTTTAATGGTTTTAGCGGTATAAAACCAAATGAGACATTTACTTACAGTTTCAGACTCCGCCAAAATGGTACTTATTGGTATCACTCTCACTCTGGTGGTCAAGAGCAGGACGGATTATATGGAGCTTTTATAATTAAGCCGAAAGGAAAAGATCCTGTAGCATCTGACCGTGATTATGTAGTGGTAATTTCTGACATATCAGCGGAAACACCTGAACAAATAATAAGTAACCTCAAAATGTCCTCAGAATATTATCAATATAACCGCCGTACTATCGGGGATTTTTTTAGTGATATTGAAAAACGTGGATTTTCTGGCACACTTCGCAATGCCACAATGTGGGGGCAAATGCGAATGTTGCCAACAGATTTATCAGACGTGACCGGTTATAGCTTCCTAATTAATGGCAAAACCCCAGAGCAAAACTGGACTGGGTTATTTAAGAAAGGTGAGCGCATAAGGCTACGTTTTATCAACGCCTCTGCCATGTCTTTTTATGATGTAAGAATCCCCGAGTTAAAGATGCGAGTAGTATCCGCTGATGGGCAGAATGTAGAACCGGTTCCTGTTGATGAGTTTCGTTTTGGGGTAGCTGAGACTTATGACGTTATAGTAATTCCTAAAGAGGATAAAGCTTATACTATAGTAGCCGAGCCAATTGACCGCACTGGTTTCGCCCTTGCCACCCTCGCCCCGAGCATGGGTATGAAAGGAGATATACCGAAGCAACGTCCGCGCTCAGCACTTACTATGGCGGATATGGGGATGGAGCATGATATATCTGGTATGGATCATAGCAAAATGAGTCACGCCGAAATAACGCAAATGCGTGAGGATATGAAAAGTGGTTGGGCAAAAGCAGGAACTCCGGCAGGAGACAAAGCTCTTGATTATAAGGACTTACGCTATCTTGGCACGCAAAAAGATATCCGACCGCCAGAGAGAACTATAGAGGTACGTCTTGGTGGCAACATGGAGCGTTACATATGGACAATGAATGGTAAAAAATATAATAATGCGGATATAGTAAAGCTACGTTACGGTGAACGGGTACGGCTAAAATTTGTCAATGAAAGTATGATGGCGCACCCTATGCATCTTCATGGCATGTTTGTTCAGCTTGAAAATGGTCAGCCAGCCGGAAAGTTACCGAATAAACATACTGTTATTGTTCCACCCGGCAAATCATACTCGGTATTGCTTACCGCTGACGAAGCTGGTGAGTGGGCATTTCACTGTCACCTGCTCTATCATATGATGGCAGGAATGATGCGAAAGGTCGTGGTGGCAAAGCTAGATGGAAAAGACGTTCCAATAGATAATAATCTAAAAATAAATCATAATTCAGATGTTATTAGAAAAGATAAGGAACAACACCATGCGCACTAA
- a CDS encoding NAD(P)(+) transhydrogenase (Re/Si-specific) subunit beta, whose amino-acid sequence MNDASYLFYLVASILFILALKGLSSPATARRGNIYGIAGMVLAIVTTLYMPQITNYSMIITGIIIGGVIGTIIARRIAMTAMPQLVAAFHSLVGLAAVLIAFSALWSPESYNIGNSGEIPVGSLFEMSLGAVIGAITFTGSIIAFAKLQGLVSGKPLRFSGQNIVNSLIAISIVILIFMFCASASKSLFVIMVLLSLVIGVLLIVPIGGADMPVVVSMLNSYSGWAASGIGFTLGNPLLIITGALVGASGAILSYIMCKAMNRSIINVIFGGFGSSSEQSLGGDDGEDRAVKSGSPEDASFLLKNANSVIIVPGYGMAVAQAQHVLREMAEALEKDGINVRYAIHPVAGRMPGHMNVLLAEANVPYDSVFELEEINNDFSTTDVVLVIGANDVTNPAAKTNPESPIYGMPVLDVGAAKTVVFIKRGMAAGYSGIENELFYQDNTMMLFGDAKKVVESLLKSLKEL is encoded by the coding sequence ATGAATGACGCTTCTTATCTGTTTTATCTAGTAGCTTCTATATTATTTATCCTAGCGCTTAAAGGGCTTTCGTCTCCGGCGACAGCTCGCAGGGGTAACATATATGGCATCGCAGGTATGGTGCTTGCCATAGTCACCACCTTGTATATGCCTCAGATAACCAACTACTCTATGATAATAACTGGTATAATTATCGGTGGTGTAATCGGAACTATTATCGCTCGCCGTATCGCGATGACCGCTATGCCGCAGCTTGTAGCAGCTTTTCACTCTCTGGTTGGTCTTGCCGCTGTACTTATCGCTTTTTCAGCTCTTTGGTCACCAGAAAGCTATAATATAGGCAATAGTGGAGAGATTCCGGTTGGGAGTCTTTTTGAAATGAGTTTGGGTGCTGTTATCGGCGCGATAACTTTTACTGGCTCAATAATCGCCTTTGCTAAATTACAAGGATTAGTGTCAGGAAAGCCATTACGTTTTAGTGGTCAGAATATAGTAAATAGCTTGATAGCTATTTCTATAGTAATTCTAATATTCATGTTCTGCGCTAGCGCTAGTAAGTCACTATTTGTGATCATGGTATTGCTTTCTTTGGTAATAGGCGTTTTGTTGATTGTTCCAATCGGTGGCGCTGATATGCCGGTTGTGGTCTCTATGCTTAACTCATATTCGGGTTGGGCGGCCTCAGGAATTGGCTTTACTCTCGGTAATCCATTGCTGATAATTACTGGGGCGTTGGTTGGCGCTAGCGGTGCGATACTTTCCTATATTATGTGTAAAGCGATGAATCGTTCCATCATAAATGTAATATTTGGCGGGTTTGGCTCATCTAGTGAACAGTCGTTAGGTGGCGATGATGGGGAGGATAGAGCGGTAAAAAGCGGTAGCCCAGAGGATGCTTCATTCCTGCTTAAAAACGCTAACTCGGTTATTATAGTTCCGGGATATGGAATGGCGGTTGCTCAAGCGCAACATGTTTTAAGGGAAATGGCTGAAGCTTTAGAAAAAGATGGAATAAACGTAAGATACGCTATTCATCCGGTCGCTGGTCGTATGCCAGGTCATATGAATGTGTTACTAGCTGAGGCTAATGTTCCATATGACAGTGTTTTTGAGTTAGAGGAGATTAATAACGACTTCTCCACTACCGATGTTGTTTTGGTAATCGGCGCTAACGATGTTACCAATCCGGCGGCGAAAACCAATCCAGAGAGTCCGATTTATGGTATGCCGGTTCTTGATGTTGGAGCTGCTAAAACAGTGGTGTTTATCAAGCGCGGAATGGCAGCGGGATATTCCGGTATAGAAAATGAGTTATTCTATCAGGATAATACTATGATGTTATTCGGTGACGCTAAAAAAGTTGTGGAGTCGCTGCTTAAGTCATTAAAAGAGCTGTAG
- the xseB gene encoding exodeoxyribonuclease VII small subunit, translating into MSKEMVKGKEVSFEEALGELEEIVRKLEGGNSDLESSIADYVRGTELKEYCQKKLESARLKVESLIQDKSGTTMVKDFDDV; encoded by the coding sequence ATGAGCAAGGAAATGGTTAAAGGAAAAGAAGTGTCTTTTGAAGAAGCTCTTGGTGAACTCGAGGAAATAGTGCGTAAGCTGGAAGGTGGAAATAGTGACTTGGAGTCCTCAATAGCTGATTATGTGCGTGGTACTGAACTTAAGGAGTACTGCCAGAAGAAACTTGAGAGCGCTCGCCTTAAAGTTGAGAGCCTTATCCAAGATAAGAGTGGCACGACAATGGTAAAAGATTTTGATGATGTATAA
- a CDS encoding polyprenyl synthetase family protein, which translates to MTIQLPNNLQEAVDYVEEALTSRMEELLKVPSKKNNTVISINAKSPTSHDSHDLEEDTILEAMRYSALGGGKRLRPFLTVCAGNLFGVSLDSAIETAAAIEFIHTYSLIHDDLPAMDDDDLRRGKPTCHIVFGEAAAILAGDALLTLAFQVLANGKTHPDPAVRCELISALAMASGAWGMVGGQMIDLESENKDLSIDEIIRLQRLKTGELFAVSCEAGAILGKAPNKMRKLMRAYAHDMGLAFQITDDLLDVEGTRTETGKNVQKDKIAGKATLVSSMGIEEAREHANILVSQAISYLDGFSKKANNLRALAEFVVTRKM; encoded by the coding sequence ATGACTATCCAATTACCAAATAACTTGCAGGAAGCCGTTGATTATGTAGAGGAAGCTCTTACCTCACGCATGGAGGAACTGTTAAAGGTTCCAAGTAAAAAAAATAACACTGTTATATCTATTAACGCTAAGTCGCCAACTTCGCATGATTCTCATGATTTAGAAGAAGATACAATATTGGAAGCTATGCGCTACAGCGCTCTTGGTGGTGGTAAGCGCTTGCGTCCATTTCTTACAGTCTGTGCTGGTAATCTGTTTGGCGTAAGTCTTGATTCGGCTATAGAAACCGCTGCCGCTATTGAGTTTATCCATACTTATTCACTTATTCATGATGATTTGCCAGCGATGGATGATGATGATTTGCGTCGTGGAAAGCCAACATGTCATATAGTATTTGGTGAGGCGGCGGCTATTCTCGCTGGCGACGCTTTACTTACTCTTGCTTTTCAGGTTCTCGCTAATGGTAAAACTCATCCTGATCCGGCTGTACGCTGTGAGTTGATTTCCGCTCTCGCTATGGCATCTGGTGCTTGGGGAATGGTTGGTGGACAGATGATAGATCTGGAGTCTGAGAATAAAGATTTATCGATTGATGAGATTATTCGTTTGCAGCGTTTGAAAACTGGAGAGTTATTCGCGGTTTCTTGTGAGGCGGGTGCTATACTTGGCAAAGCTCCTAACAAGATGCGTAAATTAATGCGTGCTTATGCTCATGATATGGGGCTTGCCTTCCAGATTACTGATGATTTACTTGATGTTGAGGGAACCAGAACAGAGACCGGAAAGAATGTTCAAAAAGATAAAATAGCCGGAAAGGCGACTTTGGTTTCCAGTATGGGTATAGAAGAAGCTAGAGAACATGCTAATATATTAGTTAGTCAAGCTATCTCATATCTTGATGGTTTTAGTAAAAAGGCGAATAATCTGCGAGCTCTCGCTGAGTTTGTGGTAACTCGCAAAATGTGA
- the tyrS gene encoding tyrosine--tRNA ligase — MNKKHKFTSEFLQILKERGFIHQCTSVDGLDNAMKKGRLSAYIGFDTTASSLHVGSLIQIMILRWLQKTGHKPIILLGGGTTLIGDPSGKDEARKMLSADSITKNLESIKKLLEKFIKAGNGATDAVFVNNAEWLEKLNYITFLRDYGKFFSVNRMLTQDSVKLRLEREQNLSFLEFNYMILQAYDFIELNNRYGCNLQIGGSDQWGNIIMGIDLAHHIQAAGRFQPMNLEPSDDRVLKVLEIQPMIKSSKEDPKDYTHKAFMEFMNSDSNKELFGLTTPLLTNSSGDKMGKTASGAVWLDSDMLTPYDYWQYWRNTEDADVGRFLRLFTELPIAEIEKLEKLKGSEINEAKKILANEATKICHGDRSAKKAAETAKKMFEQGIVGDDIPVYKLLSSELGKGVAAYELLRQSGIASSGGEAKRLIRGGGARINDQKIDDENELITPAHFGDEGSLKLSSGKKKHILIKLK, encoded by the coding sequence ATGAATAAAAAACATAAATTCACCTCAGAATTTCTACAGATATTAAAGGAACGTGGTTTTATCCATCAATGCACCTCTGTTGACGGTCTTGATAACGCTATGAAAAAAGGTCGTTTATCGGCATATATTGGCTTTGATACTACGGCAAGCAGCTTGCATGTTGGTAGCCTAATACAAATAATGATATTACGCTGGCTACAAAAAACCGGTCATAAACCGATAATATTGCTTGGAGGCGGAACTACACTAATTGGAGATCCTTCTGGTAAAGATGAAGCAAGAAAGATGCTTTCCGCTGACAGTATCACGAAAAATCTGGAATCAATCAAAAAGCTATTAGAAAAGTTTATTAAAGCTGGAAATGGCGCGACCGACGCTGTTTTTGTCAATAACGCTGAATGGCTGGAAAAGCTAAACTATATAACTTTTCTACGTGATTATGGAAAATTCTTTTCTGTAAACAGAATGCTTACGCAAGATAGCGTAAAGCTACGTCTTGAGCGTGAGCAGAATTTAAGCTTCCTTGAATTCAACTATATGATTTTACAAGCTTATGATTTTATAGAGCTTAACAACCGTTATGGCTGCAATCTACAGATTGGCGGATCTGACCAATGGGGCAACATAATAATGGGAATAGATCTCGCCCACCATATTCAGGCGGCTGGTCGTTTTCAGCCGATGAACTTAGAGCCTTCTGATGATAGAGTATTAAAGGTTCTGGAAATTCAACCAATGATTAAATCATCAAAGGAAGACCCTAAAGATTACACCCATAAAGCTTTTATGGAGTTCATGAATAGCGATAGCAACAAGGAGTTATTTGGGTTAACCACACCGCTTCTTACCAATAGTTCCGGTGATAAGATGGGGAAAACCGCAAGTGGAGCTGTCTGGCTGGATAGTGATATGCTTACTCCTTATGATTATTGGCAATATTGGCGTAACACGGAAGATGCTGATGTTGGTCGCTTTTTACGACTGTTTACCGAGCTACCAATAGCTGAGATTGAGAAATTAGAAAAGCTTAAAGGCTCGGAAATAAATGAGGCTAAAAAAATTCTAGCGAACGAAGCTACCAAAATATGTCATGGTGATAGATCCGCTAAGAAAGCCGCTGAAACCGCCAAAAAAATGTTTGAGCAAGGCATCGTTGGAGATGACATACCGGTGTATAAACTACTCTCATCTGAGCTTGGCAAAGGTGTTGCCGCTTATGAACTTCTAAGACAATCAGGTATCGCCAGCTCTGGTGGCGAGGCAAAAAGGCTGATAAGAGGTGGTGGTGCTAGAATTAATGACCAGAAAATAGACGACGAGAATGAGCTTATCACACCGGCTCATTTTGGTGATGAAGGGAGCCTTAAATTATCTTCTGGAAAGAAAAAACATATATTAATAAAGCTTAAATAG
- a CDS encoding anhydro-N-acetylmuramic acid kinase, giving the protein MAAERKWSLGLMSGTSLDGVDAALIRTDGEHVFEFGESITINYNDQERKELREAVYGRGDILLAEHKMTIKHADVVANLLKKTGLSYRDIEIIGFHGQTVSHRPDEHLTWQIGDGALLAEKTRIDVVSDFRRRDVAAGGQGAPLVPLYHAALARRMNLPVAILNIGGMANVTWIGRSENAADELMALDILAFDTGTGNVLLNEWAFEKTSQNCDLNGALAFAGEVSHKVVELMLKDWFFAKHPPKSLDRNYFTFEEVIKLSPEDGAATLTEFTTASIELGAKFFPAPARQWFVAGGGRLNPAIMESLREKFNNVYPVESLGWKGDALEAQAFAFLAVRSLKGLPLSLPTTTGAIRAVTGGTLHRA; this is encoded by the coding sequence ATGGCTGCTGAGCGTAAATGGTCGCTTGGTTTGATGAGCGGAACGTCACTTGATGGGGTGGATGCCGCGCTTATCCGTACCGATGGCGAGCATGTCTTTGAATTTGGTGAAAGTATAACGATTAACTATAATGATCAAGAGCGCAAAGAGTTAAGAGAAGCCGTCTATGGTCGTGGTGATATATTGCTCGCTGAACATAAAATGACTATAAAACACGCTGATGTTGTAGCGAATTTGTTGAAAAAGACAGGGCTTAGCTATCGGGATATAGAAATTATCGGGTTTCATGGACAAACAGTTTCACATAGACCAGATGAGCATCTTACTTGGCAGATAGGTGATGGAGCGTTGCTTGCCGAGAAAACTCGTATAGATGTGGTCTCTGATTTTCGCAGAAGAGACGTAGCCGCCGGAGGGCAGGGCGCACCGTTAGTTCCTTTATACCATGCCGCTCTCGCCAGAAGAATGAATCTGCCGGTAGCTATATTAAATATTGGTGGCATGGCGAATGTGACATGGATAGGTCGCTCAGAAAATGCCGCTGATGAGCTGATGGCACTTGACATACTCGCTTTTGACACTGGGACAGGTAATGTTTTGCTTAATGAGTGGGCTTTTGAGAAAACAAGTCAGAATTGTGACTTAAATGGAGCATTAGCGTTTGCCGGTGAGGTAAGCCATAAAGTAGTAGAGTTAATGCTTAAAGATTGGTTTTTTGCTAAGCATCCTCCTAAATCTTTAGATCGTAATTATTTTACTTTTGAGGAAGTAATAAAACTTTCACCAGAAGACGGGGCGGCAACCTTAACCGAATTTACTACAGCTTCCATAGAGCTTGGCGCGAAATTTTTTCCCGCTCCGGCAAGACAGTGGTTTGTCGCTGGTGGTGGACGATTAAATCCAGCGATTATGGAATCACTACGCGAAAAGTTTAACAATGTTTATCCGGTTGAGTCTTTAGGCTGGAAAGGTGACGCGCTAGAGGCGCAAGCCTTCGCGTTTCTCGCTGTACGCTCGCTTAAAGGTCTGCCACTATCCCTACCTACAACCACAGGAGCTATTAGAGCGGTAACAGGCGGTACCTTGCACAGAGCTTAA
- the hemA gene encoding 5-aminolevulinate synthase, giving the protein MTNKKIDYNKLLLNSLNKVKKEGRYRVFNDLERKAGSFPKAKSHITGRTVTVWCSNDYLGMGQHPKVISAMSEAIGRYGAGAGGTRNISGTHHAIVTLENTIARLHQKEAGLVMTSGYVTNEATLSTLCSILPDCVIFSDAYNHASMIQGIRASRAEKKIFRHNDVEHLEKLLKSVAPERPKIIAFESVYSMDGDISPIKEICDLADKYDALTYLDEVHAVGMYGQHGAGVAERDGLMDRISIVQGTLGKAYGVMGGYIASDRTTIDVVRSYASGFIFTTALPPALAAGANASISHLMENDDERKMQQYNVLTLKNMLEKAGVPVMPTQSHILPVLVSDPVLCKQASDMLLNQFDIYVQPINYPTVPKGTERLRITPTPAHNHEMMFEITRALAWVFERLNIKPDMTILDRAA; this is encoded by the coding sequence ATGACTAATAAAAAGATAGATTATAACAAACTGCTACTAAACAGTCTAAACAAAGTAAAAAAAGAAGGCAGGTATCGCGTATTTAATGATTTGGAACGCAAAGCCGGTTCTTTTCCGAAAGCAAAAAGTCATATAACAGGCAGAACCGTTACTGTCTGGTGTAGTAATGATTATTTAGGAATGGGACAACATCCAAAAGTAATTTCCGCGATGAGTGAGGCCATAGGTCGTTATGGCGCGGGAGCTGGTGGAACTCGTAATATTTCTGGTACTCATCACGCTATCGTTACTCTTGAAAATACCATAGCGCGACTTCATCAAAAAGAGGCTGGTCTTGTCATGACCTCTGGCTATGTAACTAATGAGGCGACTCTTTCCACATTATGCTCTATTCTTCCTGACTGTGTTATATTTTCTGACGCTTATAACCATGCCTCCATGATACAGGGTATAAGGGCAAGCAGAGCGGAAAAAAAGATATTTCGTCATAATGATGTGGAGCATCTGGAGAAATTGCTTAAATCCGTAGCGCCGGAACGCCCAAAAATAATAGCTTTTGAGTCGGTATACTCTATGGATGGTGATATATCGCCTATTAAAGAGATATGTGACCTTGCCGATAAATATGATGCTCTTACTTATCTTGATGAGGTACATGCTGTTGGCATGTATGGTCAACATGGCGCTGGTGTAGCTGAGCGTGATGGACTTATGGACAGGATTTCCATTGTTCAAGGAACGTTAGGTAAAGCTTACGGAGTTATGGGAGGGTATATAGCAAGCGATAGAACAACCATTGACGTAGTGCGTTCCTATGCCTCAGGGTTTATATTTACCACCGCCTTGCCTCCGGCTCTCGCGGCTGGAGCTAATGCTAGCATTAGTCATCTGATGGAGAATGATGATGAGCGTAAAATGCAGCAATATAATGTATTAACCTTAAAAAATATGCTGGAAAAAGCTGGTGTTCCGGTTATGCCTACTCAAAGCCACATACTTCCGGTTTTAGTGTCTGATCCGGTTTTATGTAAGCAGGCTTCTGATATGCTGCTTAACCAATTCGATATTTATGTTCAGCCTATAAATTATCCAACCGTGCCAAAAGGTACTGAGCGTCTCAGGATAACCCCGACCCCAGCTCATAACCATGAAATGATGTTTGAGATTACTAGAGCTTTGGCATGGGTGTTCGAACGTCTAAATATCAAACCGGATATGACGATACTTGATAGAGCCGCGTAG
- a CDS encoding COX15/CtaA family protein, which translates to MSSSLVSRDKKKIIAWLLLCMLLVAGMVVVGGYTRLSGSGLSITKWKLIHGVIPPLNQQEWEEEFAGYQNIPQYKAINTHMSLEEFKTIFWPEFFHRLLGRAIGIVFFIPMILFTIRKSVSKKLLFRMLGILLLGGLQGGIGWIMVKSGLQDNVYVSHFRLALHLSVAFIIFMLIEWLFLDIIYEKKFIKAENNKTVFPPFAILSYKIWFILLFIQIIFGAFVAGLHAGLVYNTWPDMNGEFFPSELYSSASYNNGLLGNAAFVQFIHRNLAILIVVILLFWWYLYKKYIRLCGIYNEFGLILLVITAQFFLGVITLLYGVPVFIALAHQLNALILWMVSILFIYKLLNYK; encoded by the coding sequence ATGTCCTCTTCTCTTGTGAGTCGTGATAAGAAAAAAATTATAGCATGGTTACTACTGTGCATGTTGCTAGTTGCCGGTATGGTTGTGGTTGGTGGTTATACTCGCCTTTCAGGTTCTGGTCTTTCTATTACCAAGTGGAAGCTGATACATGGTGTTATCCCACCACTGAATCAACAAGAATGGGAAGAAGAATTTGCCGGCTACCAAAATATCCCTCAATATAAAGCTATTAATACGCATATGTCGCTTGAGGAATTCAAAACCATATTTTGGCCGGAGTTTTTCCATAGACTGCTGGGAAGAGCTATTGGGATAGTATTTTTTATACCGATGATACTATTTACTATAAGAAAATCAGTATCTAAAAAACTATTATTTAGAATGCTCGGTATATTGTTACTTGGTGGTCTTCAGGGTGGTATTGGTTGGATAATGGTAAAAAGTGGGTTGCAAGATAATGTTTATGTTAGCCATTTCCGGCTTGCGCTCCATCTGTCAGTAGCGTTTATAATTTTTATGCTAATAGAATGGCTGTTTTTGGACATAATATATGAAAAAAAATTTATAAAAGCTGAAAACAACAAAACAGTTTTTCCTCCTTTCGCTATATTATCCTATAAAATATGGTTTATTTTATTATTTATCCAAATAATATTTGGCGCTTTTGTCGCTGGTCTGCACGCTGGACTAGTTTATAACACTTGGCCTGATATGAATGGAGAATTTTTCCCCTCAGAGCTGTATAGTAGCGCATCTTATAACAATGGATTACTAGGAAACGCGGCGTTTGTTCAGTTTATACACCGGAATCTAGCTATCCTAATAGTGGTCATACTGTTATTTTGGTGGTATTTATACAAAAAATATATTAGACTTTGCGGGATTTATAATGAGTTTGGACTTATTCTACTTGTAATAACGGCGCAATTTTTTCTTGGTGTGATTACCTTGCTGTATGGGGTTCCTGTTTTTATAGCGCTTGCCCACCAGTTAAATGCTCTGATTTTGTGGATGGTTTCAATCTTATTTATATATAAATTATTGAATTACAAATGA
- a CDS encoding flagellar basal body-associated FliL family protein, whose product MVDDEEEKIEDAGDGETQEDGEGKPQKKSKKKKLIILLVVLLLLAGGGGGAFMMLSGDSGHSDDDEVVELDEHGNPVVKTVYYTVPQFIVNLNSSRKSSQFLKTTIILEVPKEEDINYIESNLPRVVDVINTYLRELRASDLAGTAGIQRLREEILLRVNKALAPIEINNVLFKEIIVQ is encoded by the coding sequence ATGGTCGATGACGAAGAAGAAAAAATTGAGGACGCCGGTGATGGAGAAACACAGGAAGATGGTGAAGGAAAACCTCAGAAAAAATCTAAAAAGAAAAAACTAATAATATTACTTGTTGTTTTATTACTGTTAGCTGGCGGCGGTGGTGGCGCTTTCATGATGTTATCGGGTGATTCTGGACACAGTGATGATGATGAAGTAGTAGAGCTGGATGAGCACGGAAATCCGGTAGTTAAGACTGTTTATTACACTGTTCCACAATTCATCGTAAATCTAAACAGCTCCAGAAAATCCTCGCAGTTTTTGAAAACCACTATTATTCTTGAAGTTCCGAAGGAAGAAGATATAAATTATATAGAGTCAAATTTGCCACGTGTAGTTGACGTGATAAATACATATTTGCGCGAACTCCGTGCTAGTGACTTGGCTGGAACAGCTGGTATTCAAAGACTGAGAGAAGAAATATTACTTAGAGTGAATAAGGCGCTGGCTCCTATTGAAATAAATAATGTGTTATTTAAGGAAATTATTGTCCAATAA